The Acropora muricata isolate sample 2 unplaced genomic scaffold, ASM3666990v1 scaffold_754, whole genome shotgun sequence genome segment CCAGTGGACTGGAATTAAATATAGATAACGAAAGATTTTTTGTTGGGTGTTCACATTATCGTTACAACTATGTCAAAGAATTCCACTAATTTTccctctttcaaccaatcagatcattgttttttggTGTTGCCTTTATCCGTTGCTGTAGTCTTCTAGTTCTCGAATTGCTAGGAAGCTTtggcaatgacgacggcaaacgtcatttgaaaaaaaacatttgcggAGTTGtgattttgcgattatcccatcatctttcaattctACGATGTTAGTGAAGAACGCTACAACAGGACCTTAGGGAGCGCCGTTCaggtaaatacagagaattaaagaattgCTGTTGCATGCTTACGTCGTCGTCAAAACTgcaaatagagagcttaagcaggcgacgtttttgagccacggacggacatcGGAAGTgtacatttcgcatgccaggttATTCGTCTCTCCCAGATTTCTCAACTAGTCGTCTCTATACGactgaaaagatacttaacaatataaatgaggTCGTGTGAAGACAAGGTAAATAGGAAAACTGCTCACTTCCGGTtaccgtccgtggctcaaaaacgtggcTTGCTTTAGCCACTCAATGTAGTAAGTTCATGTTGTTGGTTTGAAGAGGACGCGGCACGGAAttattctaaagtgcgtgccgcacgagcagcacgCAAATTTGTCACCATTCCACCAATCAATTTCTTAATTTGTGATGTTTTCATTCCCTTCGACGTCGTGTATCCTAAAGCTCCACGTTTCAACATGTACAGAGATACTCTCTTAACCCTTTGCTGAACTTATCAATCTCTGTGTTTAAACTGGAAAATATCATTCAAAGTTAAAACACGTCAAAATTATCCCAGTGAACAATGGTGACAAGACTGACCCTAGCAACTATCGTCTTTTGTCGCTACCCTCCGCCTTCCatcgaataaaaaaaaagaaaaactatgcATAACCGATTGAAATAATACATTGAAGATAACGAGCTTTTTTATATATAGCTCCGTATGGCTTTAGAGAGAAACTTTCTACTCAGCATGCAATTTGAAAATTGGTGAACTGAATACCATACGAATAAACACGGACAAGAAAATGTTTACATATATGGCGTTTTCCTCGATTTTAAGAAAGTGTTTGATACTGTACTGAAATCATACTATTTCGCTCGATAGATTGCATCATTATGGCATCAGAGGTATTGTGCATGAGTGTTTCTCGTCGAATTCTGCTATCGAACGAAATTAACTTATATGGAGAATGAGCATATCTCATCGAAGAAGAAAACAGTAACTTGAGTTCCACAAGGGTCCGTTTTGGGACTTTTCTTGATCTTTATATTAATGACATTACTTTCGGTCTGCATGCAGAGTGAAAAATGCACCTCATAAGTGGGACAATGGCAGCTCTAGCAATGTATCGCGAAACCACGCGCATCTCGAAGTTCGCGTCATCGTAACATCTGACACTAAGGCAtcgcagtaaatctttcattctttgctttcacgaggaaaccattcgtgccaagcaagcgaaagtgcgcctcgcctattttgtacgacgtgatcaacatggaataatcgcggaACAGTTAACTTAAAGCAAAGTTTTAtcttaaagtgacgtttttgttgcagcagcAGTCGcaacttcttaaactccctaatagggagaTGACTGTAGCTTCGAGAAATAAGCTACTGAAGAGTCAATGGTGCGTGTCATAACTTGTACCCGAcggaaatttgaatatcagcTTAATTGAACCATGTTAGTATTCATCACGTTCTTGTATAGACAGCCGATTTCCAAATATCAGTGAGCTTGAGGTTGAAAGGCGAACGTTAGAGGTCGAGGGTCGAGAGTCGAGTGTAGAGTCGGTTAAAACTGAAATGCAGCAAGTATAATAAAATACCACAAAGCTATTGAAGCCGGCGTAACAACGGCAAATGTTGATACTAACATtgaaaaatctaaaaactaactTTAGGCGTAGAAATTCCTCCCAACACAAataattttgtatataattaTAAATATGTAAGAATAAAACTTTGGCATggaaaagaacaatttaaagaataaagactTGAAATGCACGACTGTGCAAGACTAGTAGATATTGAATCTTACATCCACATGCTGAGAAATGCTGAAACTAAACGTCCTAAAAGGTAGTGTACAAGCCATAACTTTTTTCATTAGTGTACTTAGCAACCATATAAAgggtaaagagaataaaaagaCCTTCGTTTCGTCTTCCACGCACCAAGTAGATGATTACAGAACAGAAGGCGTACAACAAGTTATAACTGAGACTGAACTAGCGATAACGAGGACACTAACAAACTGAACTCTGAGTGAATAGCTTACTTATATCCACAGGACGAAACTAGAAACTAAACTATGATTGGTTAATGCGGGATTAAGAAATGATGAATTTCCGGGCAAATCAACGTGATTGCCTTCGTAAATTATATTAATTTGCAGCAGTAGCCAATGCTTAAATATATATACTTGCTAATTGGTTTAGCGCTTGCTCTCGaaacatttaacaaataaagaagcctaagccgtctattacactgtgataaaacacaacgggtatttgagaacacgagggaaatgAAGACAACACAggtgagtgttttctacatttcaagagtgttctcaaatgtctggagtgttttatcacagtgtactTCTCATTTGCTtcatgatatagaggtaatgtggcaaaaacaataaaacacgcttttttagcttttcgaccaatcagagcgcacttACGGTCGTATATATATTACAACAATCTTAGGGAGTTGGTCGGAATATGTGAATTtcactaaagttatttttagagatTGTAATTAACGGAAGTCTAATTCCTGAGAGGTTGGCACATTTTAATTGATACGTGTCAGCCAGTGTAATGGGGCATTGTAATGGCATTGTAATAGCGACTGATGAATATTCAACATGACCTATTCGAATTTTTTTGACGCCCGACGCCATTTTTCTCTGACATCCTTTCACCGAATAAATGTTTGCGGACCTCACGGAAAACTAACTTTCGAATAACCCacgggtcttaaaataactttagtgaATCTCACATATCCCAAGGACCATAGTGGCCGTTTCCGTCTctctcctattatggctcttgaaCATATTCATATTCAACCGCATGGCGTCAATTCGTTCCGGCTTAAGCCctgggcaaacgtcgaatccaAGACGCGTCGAATAAATTAAAAGCAGGTGTGACAAAGAGTCGACTTAATTCCAACGTGGAAGCAAACGTCGAATCTGCGTCGATCCTATTTTACAAGTTGCACCTCATTAAAACACGGGAATAAGCACGTGTCTCCATGCTATTCACTCGATACGCTGCTAGTTACTGCTAGGAGTTGTTAGCGAAATGCCGACTGAATACAGTGCTCGACAGCccttactttggcaattaattgcgaaaaaaaatatcagaaacCACATCTATTGCTCCGAGTTCCAAGCATTTATATTTAGTGTCcatgaaacaggaaaaacataTTTCCATCACGCTGTGCGATGCCAGTAATGGCTTTCTATAGCTCGCCATTCCCAGTCGCGAAATTGTCTTTGTAAAGCGCACGCTCGTCATGGAGGAAAATTTGTTTGGCGGATGGAAGAGTATGTACTTCTGTGACATTTGCCCAGTCCATCACATttgaatcaattattttgtaatttgcatgattGCCGAACCACTGTCGCATTATTCGACTTGGCATGTCGAACTTATGCTAGAAACGAAGCAATgaatttgagtcgaatttaatAATGCAAACGTCGCACCATTCATGCGCCTGTTTCAAAAGAAATGAGTTCGACGACTTAAATTCGACTTATAGATTCGgcgtttgccctaggcctacCTGCGCTAACCCACCAGGCAAATACCTCAATAAGTAAATGggtaatttgaaacaaactcactCTGAATGCGACTAAAACGGATTTTATCTTAATTGGTTCAATATAAAAGCTAAGCGCGCTATCTGAATCTGTTGAACTCTCAATTGATAATATTCCTGTCAAAGAATTTTCCAGTATATAAGTTTCTTGGAATACtcattaataaaaaattattccgGCATAGTCTCAAATCGACACAGTAACTCAAAAGATTGACTCTGGCATCCTGCGTCACAAAAGGAATTACACCATTTGTTCCACAAGCTACACTACCTTACATCTACAATATCTTGATACAACCCCATTTCAGTTACTGTAGTGTAGTCTGGAAAATTGCGGTAAAACGCTATCagataagctacaaaaacttcAGAAGCGTGCTGCCGCATTGTTACTTCCTCAAGTTATGATGCTGATTATTACAACGATTACGTTGGAAATATGATTGCTCAGCGTCACATTCAAGAGGCATTAATGATGGTCTTCAAACCTATAAATAATCTTGTTCCTCACTACCTGTACTCTAGTATGTTTACGGAACGCATCGAGTCATGCTATGCTATAAGGGACTCGACAAATAGATTAGCAGCCCTATTCCCAAGAGCAAACTATTTGAACAAGAGCTTTACTTAGCTATAGAGGTGCAACCAACCTCTGATCTTAGACGAGAAAGATCATTTAACCGATTTAGATACAAAGTAAGatacacggcattcatggaagACAGGTCCAGTTTGTAGCATTATTTAGGAGTAGTGCTAGCATTGTTGGCTAAATAtgagtgaaataattttttatgtATTATTGTAATTCTAGATTTTCATTGTACAGATCTGATTGAATATATTAttgtaacttaaaatttgtATTGTTCTGGGCTGATTGTATTTTTAATAAGTAAACTAAAGGTTTACTGAGGTGACGTCTTATCTTGATTCGCTTTTGCACACTTTTATGTAATCTTTatctaatccaggattaatcggttattgcttgaatggatactccaaaatatggtgagacacttcgtgacacataaacaggtacaagcagataaacgacaccctattgcGCTTGACAGAAAAGAGCGGGAGACTAAGCGCTAGTTTGTCCCCCGGGGTCTGGGTGACTCGTTTGGGTAGACAGAAATATGATCAACATGGcgacaagcaaacaaacttccGCGGCTTCCTTGGTATGTTTAGTGGAAGATGATATCCCCGGGGCTCAGTTACCTCGGTCAACACCAGAGGAATGTAGTGTTACACAGCTAAAGCGTTGGTTACTATGTAGAGCAGCTTCTACAACTGGAAGAAAGCAGCAACTAGTGTCAAGGTTCGTAAGCTTCTGCATTGATTTTAAGCTATTTTACTACTGGCGTAAATATCGGTCCATCTAATGAGCTACACGACTGGGGCTCTAAACGTGTAGATATTGAATTTGTCAATGCTTTTCGTATTAAATATACGTAATTACTTATTAGGGTCAAAGACTACATCATTTCGGGATTAGCAGCAAAGAATTTGAGGGATCCAGATGGTGGTATTCACCAAGCGAGAAAGAAGGCACGACTTGGTGTACTTGAAGTAGTTGAACCTGATGTGAAAACTTGCTTCCCAAATGAAGGTTTTAGCGAGAACCTTGAAGGTTTACCAGAAGtcaattttaaaacaatttggaCCTACATGGTTGCATGTTTAGATGCCAAGAAACAACTGTCGACAGCCAAGCCATTGGTAAAAGGCTACAACTTCTATAAGTCAGGGCATGTTTTAACTGTAAAATCATGCAAAAAGGATCAGAGAGCTTTCATTAAAAGCCAAGTACTGCCTTCAATGAAAAAGACGGCAGCTTACACATGCTACATTATTCTAAGAAGACAAGGTCTTGTGCAAAGAGCCTTTTGTGGATGCCCTGCAGGGGTTGATGGCCGCTGCAACCACGTGGCGGCCACCCTTTTTGCAATGGAAGTGTTTTGCAAGTCAAGAGCAGAGACTGAGACAACTACCGCATGTACTTCTCAGCCATGCAAATGGAACATTCCAAGAAAGAGAAAAGGAGATGTTATTCCAGTGTCACAAATGAAGTTTTGTAAGCACGAGTATGGAAAGAACAAAACAGAGAGGTCACCACAAATTGTTCAAGATCAGGAATTTAGGGCACCATATCAGAGAATCACATCAAATACTAAACTGTATAACATTTTCTCAAAGGTTAAAGATTTTGAGAAGAAAACAGGAAAGGTTCTTGGTCTGAGCCATGTTCTGCAGCAGAAAACAcctgaacaaaacaaagttgACATGTGTCATGACCACAGTTACTGTGGTCTCCTACCTCAATGCAATGAATTGAATTCGCCAGTGAACACAAAAGACAGGGACGAGCTAATTTCGCCAATCAAGGAGCATCCTGTATCCATGGAAGAAATTTGTGCTCGctgtgaaaaagtcaagaaagcaTTGTTTGTCACAGATGAGGAGGTAAAAAGAATTGAAAGTGAAACAAGAAATCAATCAGCTGATCAGCACCGGAAATTCAGAATCACTGCATCAAAGGCTTACAGATGTGCAGCCCTGAAGCAGGATACATCACCAACCAAAGCATTGAGAGAAGTTTTGcaatataacacttcttttacATCAGAAGCAATGCAAGCTGGAATTCAACAAGAGCCAGAAATTATTAAAGATTATCTTGCCCAGCAAGCACAAAATGGCCACAACGATATTACTGTAGATAAGtgtggttttttttgtttcaaaaacacACCCTTTTCTTGGGGCAAGTCCCGACGGTATTGTTAGTGATAGTGAAAGTTCTGGGCTATTGGAAGTGAAATATATTCAAATGGAGGAATCAGAAACTCTTGAGGAAGCTCTTATCAGAAAGCGGATCTGTGTCAAGATCAGTGGTATCCTTGAAATCCACAAAAAGCATCAATACTATTTCCAACTTCAGCAACAAATGTTTGTAGCTAATAAGGAATGGAATGATTTTGTAGTCAAGGGATCAGGGGGAAAGAGTGTGTTCATTCAAAGAGTTTTCTTTGACAGCAGCTTTTGGAATACTGTTCTCCATAAACttgagtttttctttcaaacatatATGCTTCCAGAGATTGCATACCCTAAGGTTAAGTATGGCCAGAAAAGGCTAGCTACAGCTAGTCAGAATGGAAATGGTTGCAAACAAGAAAGACAAACttgatcattttatttcaagttcTCAACATCTTGCTGCAGAAAAACGACAAAATGTTATTATGATCTGTTATTTGTGGGAGAATTCAGTTGACATCATGGTCTTCATGTTCTACATCTAGGTTCATTTTATGTTTAAGCAAAGGTATCTGTAATACAGTGTTACTGTAAGAGTCATTCCATGTAACATAGCTCTGTTAATAGCTTGAAAAGAGTGGACACATGTAGCATTAGATAACTTACTGGATATCATTGTATTAAGGGAGGCAGAAAGTTTGTAAATGCAGCAATAACAATGAATATATCAGATGCAAAAGGAGCCAAAGTTATTGGGATTTTAGAGTCAAGAATATGCCAATTCTTTATTCTTTCCATGCATCTCTCGACATGGACTCTAAGACAAGccacctttttgtttttctctgctTCTTCTTTTGTAAACTGTTTGCGACCTTTAAGAAATGCTGGTATGGTCAACAGGGCACCCACAGAGGCAAGTTCATCTTGGATTAAAAATCCCTTACCTGCCATGATCTCATCCCCTGCCTGAAGGAGATTGAGTAGTCCACTTTTAACAGTTATTTCCTTGTCAGAAGTACTGCCAGGAAAAAGTTCACTTATAAAAGCAGTTGCTCCACTTGGTGTAATGCCAATTAAACTCTTCATTGTTGTTCTTGATTTGTATGAAGAATAGCAGGCTGACTGGTTGTCCAAGGCTGAGGGTTTCTCCATTTCTATTTCTGTGCAGTCAATGATTAGAACAGTTTGTGGATAGTATTCTTTGAACAGGACAGGCATGCGAAGTTGCAGCACTTCTCTTGGTGGTAGGCGAATTAAACATTGTAGCTCTGTTCTTAAAAACCGAATCCATGTTCGGAATATTACAGAAACACTGGTCAGGGAAACTTTAAACCGGTGGGCCAAGTCCCTGTTAAAAAGGCCAAGCCTAAGCTTCATAAGCACTAACACAAATTCCTGGAAGGTTGTTAGTTTTCGAGGCCTTCCAAGTTGACTGGAATTTGACTGGGCATTAAACACCTTTCTTTCATGAACCCCATGACTAAGGTTTTTGGCAGGGTCCTTAACAATGTCATAACATAACATCATAGTCTGATAATCTGCAAAACCTGTAAAGAATGAGATATCTTCAGGGTTGTCTTTGAAATCATTAATGTCGAAGCATGAATGTTCCATTAAATATCTGAGTTGCAATGTCTCTTTCTTTAGGTTTGCCTTCTCTTGCACGCATATTTTCATGTTATGCAACATggcaaatataaataataaacatATATATACAACAAAGTATAACTCTTGGAACTTCTTCTCTCTCAAGTCCATTGGTTCATCGGTCTGAGTTCCTACACTTGCATAAGATACACAACAGTGATGAAAACCAGCTTCACTTGCCTCCAGAATCGAGTTACACGCTGGTTGCATTCCAGATTCCCGTAGTTCCTCATGCAGAACTGTGTTGTGGTTGGTGActttccttctctttctctGTATTTTTACTTCAGTTTGATTAACACGTTTCAGCTCTCGACGCTCGGCAGTTGGTTTCGACCATGAAAAAATAGAAGGGAGCTGATTTCGATCACGTTTTTTCCCCCCCTTCAAAGTGGGTAGAGCAAATTCTTGTGTTATCGCTATTGAGCTTCAAGGTTTCATTTCGTAGCAATCGCTTGTATTCCTTTCGTAAAAAAGAATCTTTAGGAATCCTGTAATACTGAAGCCCTGAACTATTTCTAAAATTGTTAAAGCATCCAGGCACGCAGCAATTTACTGGCTTAGGCATATCTTTCGATTGTATGCTCCTTCACATGAACTTCTCCAC includes the following:
- the LOC136907777 gene encoding uncharacterized protein → MQPACNSILEASEAGFHHCCVSYASVGTQTDEPMDLREKKFQELYFVVYICLLFIFAMLHNMKICVQEKANLKKETLQLRYLMEHSCFDINDFKDNPEDISFFTGFADYQTMMLCYDIVKDPAKNLSHGVHERKVFNAQSNSSQLGRPRKLTTFQEFVLVLMKLRLGLFNRDLAHRFKVSLTSVSVIFRTWIRFLRTELQCLIRLPPREVLQLRMPVLFKEYYPQTVLIIDCTEIEMEKPSALDNQSACYSSYKSRTTMKSLIGITPSGATAFISELFPGSTSDKEITVKSGLLNLLQAGDEIMAGKGFLIQDELASVGALLTIPAFLKGRKQFTKEEAEKNKKVACLRVHVERCMERIKNWHILDSKIPITLAPFASDIFIVIAAFTNFLPPLIQ